A region from the Lycium barbarum isolate Lr01 chromosome 8, ASM1917538v2, whole genome shotgun sequence genome encodes:
- the LOC132605360 gene encoding probable glycosyltransferase At5g03795: MDNTSDSSSSSSSRVVWLIAVPLILVPLYFGLQSSTSSTLVLSFGKFSSATNYDSSKNINPPIGELEKKLMSSLERVEAGLVRVRADIKEAQRKNQTFDDPEYVSTGQIYGNPTTFHRSYLEMEKHFKIYVYEEGDPPVFHYSASQGILRIEGILIHQIEISKFHTNDPEKANVYFLPFSVLSIVSYVYVVDSREWGPMRNTAADNIDSISRKYPYWNRSLGSDHFMLACHDWAPKISFAVPYLYKNSIRVLCNANTSERFDPIKDVSLPEIYLPHGTTNGLIGGSSPSHRSVLVFYAGGTHGYIRQVLMEQWGKNNDPDVQIHKYLPKNVSYYGMIRKSKYRICPSGYEVVSNRK, from the exons ATGGACAATACTtcagattcttcttcttctagtaGTAGTAGAGTTGTGTGGTTAATTGCAGTTCCCTTGATTTTAGTGCCTCTGTATTTTGGTCTACAAAGTTCAACAAGCTCTACTTTGGTCCTTTCTTTTGGAAAATTTTCTTCGGCAACAAATTATGATTCTTCCAAGAATATTAATCCACCAATTGGTGAATTAGAAAAGAAGTTGATGAGCAGTTTAGAGAGAGTTGAAGCTGGTCTTGTAAGAGTGAGAGCTGATATAAAAGAAGCACAGAGAAAAAATCAAACATTCGATGATCCTGAGTATGTCTCTACTGGTCAAATTTACGGGAACCCCACTACCTTTCACAG GAGTTACTTGGAAATGGAAAAACATTTTAAGATATACGTATACGAGGAAGGTGATCCCCCTGTATTTCACTATAGTGCTAGTCAAGGAATCCTGAGAATTGAAGGAATTCTGATTCATCAGATTGAGATTAGCAAGTTCCATACTAATGATCCTGAAAAAGCCAATGTTTACTTCCTCCCGTTCAGTGTCTTATCGATAGTGAGCTATGTTTATGTTGTCGATTCTCGGGAATGGGGTCCTATGCGGAATACAGCAGCAGATAACATTGACAGTATCTCAAGAAAATATCCTTATTGGAATAGAAGCCTTGGATCTGATCACTTCATGCTTGCTTGCCATGATTGG GCTCCTAAAATTTCCTTTGCTGTTCCTTACTTATATAAAAACTCGATACGAGTTCTATGCAATGCAAATACCTCTGAAAGATTCGACCCTATCAAGGATGTATCCTTGCCAGAAATCTATCTCCCTCATGGTACAACGAATGGCTTAATTGGAGGGTCGTCTCCATCCCATCGTTCTGTTTTAGTTTTCTACGCGGGAGGAACCCATGGCTACATAAGGCAAGTGCTAATGGAGCAGTGGGGAAAAAACAACGATCCGGACGTGCAAATCCACAAGTACCTTCCAAAGAACGTGTCGTACTATGGCATGATTAGAAAGAGCAAGTACCGTATTTGCCCGAGTGGCTATGAAGTGGTCAGCAATAGAAAATAG
- the LOC132605358 gene encoding GDSL esterase/lipase At5g03820-like — MYEQNLYSMGAKKIGVTTLPPTGCLPAAITLFGRGSNQCVARLNQDAVFFNSKLNRTSGFFESRRACCGTGTIETSFLCNVRSIGTCSNATQYVFWDGFHPSEAANEKLAQSLLQQGFDLIS; from the exons ATGTATGAACAGAACCTCTATAGTATGGGAGCAAAGAAAATCGGAGTCACAACTCTGCCACCAACGGGTTGTTTGCCAGCAGCCATTACTTTGTTTGGTAGAGGAAGCAATCAATGTGTTGCTAGATTGAACCAAGATGCTGTTTTCTTCAATAGCAAGCTCAACAGGACATCAG GATTCTTTGAATCAAGGAGAGCTTGTTGTGGGACTGGTACGATAGAGACATCATTCCTTTGCAATGTCAGGTCAATAGGGACATGCTCCAATGCCACACAGTACGTCTTTTGGGACGGATTCCATCCCTCTGAAGCAGCTAATGAGAAATTAGCTCAAAGTCTGCTGCAGCAGGGCTTTGATCTCATCTCTTAA